Part of the Primulina huaijiensis isolate GDHJ02 chromosome 15, ASM1229523v2, whole genome shotgun sequence genome is shown below.
GCATGTGACATTGTTTAGCttcctataatcaatacatactCGCCAACCAGTCACAATACGAGTAGAGataaattcattattttcatttcttACCACAACCATTCTACCCTTTTTAGTCACAACTTGCACAGGAGACACCCAACTACTACCAGAAATCGCATAAATCACTCCATCATTCAACAATTTCAATACCTCATTTTTTACATCATCTTTCATTGGTGGATGTTTCTGGAAACCCATTtcgattttaaataaaaatttcaaggcTGAAATTTTAGTATAGAAGTTAAAATTTACCATTTTTGCAAGCATAAAATCGAAATAACTTTGCCTGGTTTGGTCAAacttggattttattttattttttctttaattgggTCTGAGTTATAAAAATTGAGTTGCACTTGGTTTTAGTATAGATCGAAGACAGAccaattttacaaaatttatcattttgaCATTTTATCATTAGTAAATCTCGTGTTGCTTTGATTTTGTCAATCACTACGTAACGAATCGACTGCAACACACCCAAACTTGCTAATTCATTCTTAGCTTCAGATTTGTATGTTATCATATGTCAAATGTCATCCAATAAATTTAAACAATATCCACTTCAGATTTTATTTCAAAGatacatgcataaactttacaAAGAAACGTTTAAAACCCTAACTCCAGTAGAGTAAAGGGTCAAGTTTTTCGAACTTGACTCGAGATCGGTCAAGCTGTAGTCGAGTTTTGATCGAGCTGCTCACAAGTAGCTTGACTCGCTAGTATCACTATCAATATATACAGTGAAAAGTAACATTTTTTCATAAAGAGTGATATTTTTCGCTCAAAAGAGCatatattacataatatttctttatgtcataactaacaaaaaatgatacttttatggcgaaaaataatatttcagaaataaaaattaataatattcatgGGTCGGGTCAAATCAGATCGGATTGACGATCCGTATATTAAAATTGGCTCgtaagacagtctcacaaaAGCGCGAATGGATTGGGCCCTCAGCCCATGGACATCTTCTTTTTTCCAAATTACAACTTCTGGgctttacaaaaaaataaaacaccacCCATTTAACAATAATTGGGCCTAGGATATAATATTCTTCAGCCCGCAACTCAAACCTAACTATTCTTCTTTGCATCGTTTGACCTTGGGTTTCTTTTTAAACAGTCGGAGCATTTACCTCCAAAAATGTaagcttttatattttttgattcCGCATTTGCAGTGAGGCTCAACGCGGATTCTTACCAGAAGAAAACTGACAAGGTACAAGATCACCCATCAATCcctaattctttttttttcctgcaTTAACAATGTGTTTTTAGCTGAATTCTACGTGGATGGGTGTTGTGTTTGATCTATCCCCAAAAGTTTTACCAATCTATGGGTCTTTGCTTTTTAAAGGATCTAGGGAAGTTCTCAGAAGTGAATTCGTGAGTATGTTGATGATCGGGAGaggtggatttttttttttttgagagttTCGGCAGgagttttttttcaaaaaaaatatgttctGTGCAATTTTTTCTAACTTTTTTCTTTCTACGGGGTAAAGTTGGTTGCTTTTCTTGGAATTTAAGTGAATTTTACTTGCATCGAATACTGATTTGCTTTATGCAGTTTGCTTATGGCAGATTCTTCTTAAATTCTAGGAGTTCCCTTCTCAAGTTTTCTGTTTTCTTTGTAGCCATGGTTCGTGACTTCTTGAAAAGATCCTTTCACTTTCTACTACTACAAATCGTACATTAATAGGGGTGACAAAATGCAACAGatccgtcaacccgacacgatccaacacgaaaaaaatcaggtttgggttgaggtttttcgggtttgggtcgggttcgggttagtgttatgttagacgggtttcgggttgagTCGCGGATtgacccgaaaactttttttttgggaaaatattacctatatttttatatattatatgtttgaataaaatttattgtatatttatatgataaattttcatcatttaatatttattttgtatatttttaacaattttttattcgattttataaatataattttttacaattaaactttcaaatttaaatcgaaaattttgttattacgtgtttaaattaaaatattatttttttttaaattttttcaatctttttttaaaaaattaaaataaataaataaaattcgggttagacgggttgagtcgggttagacgggttcgtgtttgGGTTGAGGGTTTTCGGGTTACTTagggttcgggttgaaaaaaattaaaaaaaatttcacggGTTGACCCAAAACCCAacccacccgacccgattgacacccctatacATTTTAATGATAAATGTGGGAATCAATTATCCAAATAGATGTAATCTTTAGTTTGAATAATGGGTCAATTTTGTTTATGCTGCTCAACCCAGGCGATCGAATAATGTAAGAGCATATGCTTTCCAATTTTTGGGCTTTTTCtgttttattattatgtaaGTTTTTCTCTCGACTTGAAAATACTTATATTGACAGAACTGTATTTGTATGTTTGACCATCGTGTAGAAATCATCGTGCTCATTCCGTCTTTCCAAACTTTTGggcttttttatgttttattatgtagccttatattgttttttgtttttaaacgagcttgattttgaattatattatgtaGATATGTTATTCGGTGTGTGTTGATCGGTAGCTAATCCATAAAGGCTGATACCCTATTTGCAGTTTCTTTCGCCGCCTTGAGCAAACCACTCTTCACCATCATTTCCGATGCCGCGTAAGAAGAGACCTCAATCGAAGCAGTTGGTTGACGCAGATGGTTTTTGTGAACCAAAGACAGAGGTAATTCACCAAGTTATTATCTTTGATTGActtagaaaaatcatcaatttaTTTACTTCGTCTGTGTTATGTTTTAGCTCTGATGTCGTAAATTATTTCCTTTCCTTACATATAGTGTAGAAACTATACATTAGTCACAAATGTCTGGCCGCCGCGAAGAAGAGAGGAAAAAATCTTTGCTCTCTATTCCATTTTCCATTGCAAATTtcccataaaaatattttcgtttTGAAATCATTCcattccaaaaaaaattattggccGACCTCATTTTTTTCAACATGGAGTGTTCCTCATTTTTTTCAACATGGAGTGTTCGTGTAATTGCATGGTTTTCACCTTATTACTTGAATACAGTCCGACATGGAGTGTTCGTGAAATTGCATGGTTTTCACCTTATTACTTGAATACAGTCCGACTGCTTTTTTGGATACATTTTGAGTAGTTTCATGCCGAATGAGGAGAATTTAGTGTTAAACTCTGTATTATTCCTCTGTGTAACTTATGCAGATTCAGGTTGGTGGTCTCTGGAATCTAGCCATCAACCCTTACCATTGTTGCAAGAGGTGTGCCAAGAAGAGACAAAGGAAAGACTTTCTTCCTCTAGAAATGGTTTACGAAGTTCTTTTACGTCTGCCAGCTTTAGTTTTATTTGATGTGATGAGACATGTTTGCCGAGATTGGAGCCTTATGATCCGTTCTCGAAATTTCATTCATGACCACCTTTTGAATTCACCACGTGGACTTATGATCCAGAGTCGGCATATGTCTCACAGTGCCATATTTGTAGAAATGCGAGCTGGTTGTCTCGAGATATCCAAGTTTGACCGtgtgttttgttgtttattatggACTAGCTGTAATGGTTTAGTTTTGACCAATTTCAGAGACAGACACCATCTTTACATTGCTAATCCCATGACAAAGCAGCAGCTCCTTCTTCCTCGGTTTTTCTGTAGAATAGTACACCATGGGCGTTGTGGTTTAGCATTTGTTGAAGCGTCCATGAAGTATAAAGTGGTGCAGCCCTATGATTATTCCAGAGGTTTCGAATATGTAAAATGTGCAGTGCTAACTATTGGGGTTGATCAAGTTTGGAGGCATATTGATATCGAGCACTTGTCTCTCACAGCTAGGAGAGCTTTCATGTCATTCCCATTGGTTTGTGGAGGCTTTATGTACTGGGTTGGCGAAACTGTTCTCTTGATTATGAACGTCGATACTGAAATAGTTAGCCAGTTTCCTATTCCTCCATTCGggaaaaaataccaaaaaatttTACCAATGGGCAGTAAGATGTCCATTATTGCTACTGCCAATGACATTTTGTGGGATGTTTGGGAAATGAATCCGGAAATTCTAGAATGGAGCAAGTTGCTTAGCTTTGATTTGGAACCTCAGAGCACGAAAATAAAGAAGTTCCTTCGTACAAAAATGGAACACATAGAACCCGTTGGTTGGTTAATAGATAGGGAGGTATTGGTTTTCCATGGTGCAGAGCCTCAGAGATACTTAATTGCTTATAATGTTAAGACAGGAGAAGCACAGCCAATTAAGTTGGACATGAATGATAATTACCATATAGTTCAAGCGCATGTTAACAGTCTGGGTTGGTTGGAATGAGGATTTATAGCACAGAGTCTGAAAAGGAGACGGGGGATACCAATTTCTTGGTGTTTTGGCGCATGAATGGATACACCTGACCTTAAGATGCTGAGTATTGGGTGTGTGGAATCatgttaattttattgttttttggatAATTTGATTTGTAGCTGATGGATGCATTGCATGTATTCAGAATGTCAACTAAATATTTATGGAGAATGGGATTTCCCTCTTAATGTTAAACATCTTGATGAATGCTAATCCCATTTGATTCAAAGAATTTAATTTCCGCTAGTCTATGATCTTGTCATTGTTACTTtggatggatggatggatggatggatACAGATTAGACAAGACTTGaaattttttagtatttttattctgttttctatcaattataaattatagCTTTGATCATCTTATAATCCTTTTTTCCCAAACCCATTtcgattttaaaagaaaatatgaaaatttaaataaggCTAAAGTTTTAGTATAGATGTTAAAATTTACTATTTTTGCAAGCGTAAAATCAAAAAATCGAAGCAACTCGACCTCGTGTGGtcaaatttggattttttttcctttatttgaGTCTGAGTTATAAAAATTAAGTCGCATTTAGTTTTACTAGTGGAAAACACGTGCGTTGTACGTGGACAACAAAGCATTTGGAATGAAATGATTGTAATATTCCAAAGATTTAAAGGAAATATAGGTGAATAAGCTGAAGAAAGCATGCTTATAAATTACTCTGACAATGAATTTGATAATGTTCCATTGATTTCTCGTGTACCAAACAGAAAATGTACTAAAAAAGTTGGAGAGTAGTCGGAAATAAACTCGAGAACATACATCtaaatataaaacataaaagAGTGAGGAAGATGAATGTATATCTATAtagcaaatataaaatataaattaaatttgttacTTTTATAgtttgtgattttaaaaaatgacattCACTTCGACGTCATAGTACAATTATTCATGAGTACGAAATATTGATTTATAATCATGTATAAGAACGAAAtttgagggaaaaaaaaagaaggaatgAAGAGAATTAGAAATCaataaataacaatatttttattttttgaaataagtCATATCTTCTCAACTTATTCATCAAATAAATGATGTTAAAAAATCTATTAATCGACTCTATATTCCACTCCAAAGTATGatttcttaataataataaaggacaatcattatatatttttttttatttgaacaataaaagaaaaactatgatttgaaatctaaaatatttaaaatatagataaaaccATAAGAGTTATATAtagtttatttaaataatatcaacatAACACAttgataattgaaaataaattaaaacattttatataaTCAATCTCgtggggaaaaaaaatttgaacacgTGTTATATAAAGTTTAATTGTTCTGAAATTAAATATAGAGATGTTTGCATCCGCTGCTGATAGATTAAGGTTACTATAACCATGAGCTTATAAATGCTCATGTGGCGAAACTTTTGTCTTGATAGGTTGTACGATGTCACTAAGTTGTTCGAAATAATTTCGAGCACTGCAACCGATGAAAAGTTTGTTTTTGGAGCGTAGATGTTTGAGTGCCTTACCAGCAACCAGCAACCGAGAATATATCGAATGGATTCGGTTCTAGAGAATCTGGTGCTGTCATTGATTGGCAAACTAATTTCGTTGGCGAGACTGTGTTTTCTTCTTTGTATGTTTTCCTGAAGTTAGCTATTGCATGGTGTAATATCCCATTATATATCTTAGGTCCGTTGATGATCCAAACAAATTTTATGTATGAAATCATCAGCcattattttaaacataaataactttatatcaaattaataattttccaCAGCAAATTAAGTATAGCTTTTTAATCGCcacaaatgaaaataaatatatacaaaagTGGACACTTGAAATGAGACGAAAtaatttggtttaaaatttgttaacaATTATTGTATCTCTTATTATATGAATTATAGTGATACGAAAATGGTTACCGGAACGGCATTGTAGTATGCCGTAGTATAAATGAGATCATTTACATTCTATTCAAGATATTAAGCTTTGGATTATCTTCAACAaaaattcaacatattattcaGAAAATATTCACACATAGTAATCACAAACTATACCCGACAGAATGTCTTCTATAGTGACGAGGGAAAGTTGTCTAGAACTTCTTTGTACACCACATTTTTTGTTTGCGAGTCACCAACATTTTTAAGTAGATCTGGTTTAATCATCACTTCTGTATTCATCATAGACGTGCCTCTTGACAGTGCAACATATGATTGATCTTGACAGTGCAACATATAATTGACCATGGGAGAAGACATGCTCCGATAATTGACCATGGGAGAAGACATGCTCCAGTAAATAGATACCGACGATTGGAACAGTTTGTCCTTGAGATTTGTTAATCGTCATAGCAAGACAAAGTCGAATAGGAAATTGCTTCCTTCTAAACTGGAAAGGGTAACCTTCATTTTCAGTAGGTGATCATGATATTCGAGGGATAAAAACTTGTTGTCTAGAATGTTGCCCTACGGTTATCTCAGAATGTATAACGTTAtcctaaaatcctttacaaaccatTCGCGTTCCATTACAGAGTCCATCAGATGGATCAAGATTTCGCAACAACATAACCggacaattttttttcaatgacAAACGGTGAGGAGGCAAACCTAGAGGAgattaactatttaaaaattcatcagGTTTCTTCATCAAAGCTTAGAAATGTCCTCAATTCTCCGGGGAACAATGACAATACTTTGTCATTCAGCTTATCTACATAAGCATTTTTTGTTGCAAGAATTGCTCGATTTGTCATATATATTGGCAAGTGGCTGTTTTCAGCATGGTCTGGAAAGATTGCATCAATCAATTTTTGTCTgcaaaatcaatatcatcaccACAAAAACTAATAATCATTTTATCGGGAATTTCGATATTTCCGTATCATCAATATCTTCTATTCCTTTGCCAACTCTGAGCAAAAATTCGCTAAAAACTGGATCAGCTCTTGCTTTCATGTTTTCAGATAAAACTAATTGTTGCATACGTGGGTGCAAGTAAGATCGTACTAAGCTTCCATTGACAGTCTCCTGAACTGTGGCTTTTGGAATCACATGCAATACTTGCATAAAGTCACTACCTAAAACAACCAATTTTCCTCCAAATGGTTGTGATACGCCAACAAGATCTTGCAGTGTTCGATCAACTGCTTCAATTGCAAATCGTTTTGCCATAGGTGCTTCATCCCATATAATAACTCGAGCCGAGTTTCTCTTAACAATTCAGCCAACCCACTCTGTTTTGAAATACTGCAGAAGCTTTTTTCATGCACATCAATCGGAATCTTAAAGCAAGAGTGTGCTATCCTACCACCCGACAATATAGAAGCTGCGACTCCCGAAGTAGCAGTTGCTAAAGCAATCAAGTTTCTTTTCCTGACAGTCACAAGCAAAGCTCGATATAAGAACGTTTTACCTGTACCACCTGGTCCATTAACGAAAAACAATCCACTTCTCACATAATCCAAGCATTCAATAATCTTATCATATGCGTTATGTTGTTCTTTATTTAACTTGAACCGAGCATCATCATCATCAGCCGATATTGGAACTGACATTTCATCCATAATCTCTCTGGAGACATCTTTCCGTGTGCTATTTTTGAAGTGGTATTTTTGGCAAATCatataattctaatttttttcccaTACTCTATAGGAAAAAATCAAAAGAATGCAGTGTCTCAAACAAAACATCCAAATCATCATTCGTTTCATGCCTTGTGAAATCTTCAGAAAAATGTTTGTAAAATGAGTCCCACAAATTTTGAACATTGGCGGGTTCACAATAAGTCAAGATGGTTGCAAATAATCTTCTCAATGCATAGGGCATCTGGAAGGTCGTTGCCTCATTCAGACATTCAAAATTTCTTCGATCACATTCGAGTAATCCTCTGGACTGCGAAGCTTCCTTGAAAGTGAAGTAAATCTGATTGTTAAATGTCAATAAATAGTTAAACGAACTAGGACCTCTAACATGAAGGAGTAACAAGCGTAAATAGTATCTTTCACCTTCAACGGGACTTGCAGCATTGACACGTCCAATTAcctttctttgttttctttcaatCCAAAT
Proteins encoded:
- the LOC140960455 gene encoding putative F-box protein At4g17200 isoform X2 — protein: MPRKKRPQSKQLVDADGFCEPKTEIQVGGLWNLAINPYHCCKRCAKKRQRKDFLPLEMVYEVLLRLPALVLFDVMRHVCRDWSLMIRSRNFIHDHLLNSPRGLMIQSRHMSHSAIFVEMRAGCLEISKFDRVFCCLLWTSCNGLVLTNFRDRHHLYIANPMTKQQLLLPRFFCRIVHHGRCGLAFVEASMKYKVVQPYDYSRGFEYVKCAVLTIGVDQVWRHIDIEHLSLTARRAFMSFPLVCGGFMYWVGETVLLIMNVDTEIVSQFPIPPFGKKYQKILPMGSKMSIIATANDILWDVWEMNPEILEWSKLLSFDLEPQSTKIKKFLRTKMEHIEPVGWLIDREVLVFHGAEPQRYLIAYNVKTGEAQPIKLDMNDNYHIVQAHVNSLGWLE
- the LOC140960455 gene encoding putative F-box protein At4g17200 isoform X3, with the protein product MPRKKRPQSKQLVDADGFCEPKTEVGGLWNLAINPYHCCKRCAKKRQRKDFLPLEMVYEVLLRLPALVLFDVMRHVCRDWSLMIRSRNFIHDHLLNSPRGLMIQSRHMSHSAIFVEMRAGCLEISKFDRVFCCLLWTSCNGLVLTNFRDRHHLYIANPMTKQQLLLPRFFCRIVHHGRCGLAFVEASMKYKVVQPYDYSRGFEYVKCAVLTIGVDQVWRHIDIEHLSLTARRAFMSFPLVCGGFMYWVGETVLLIMNVDTEIVSQFPIPPFGKKYQKILPMGSKMSIIATANDILWDVWEMNPEILEWSKLLSFDLEPQSTKIKKFLRTKMEHIEPVGWLIDREVLVFHGAEPQRYLIAYNVKTGEAQPIKLDMNDNYHIVQAHVNSLGWLE
- the LOC140960455 gene encoding putative F-box protein At4g17200 isoform X1, with product MPRKKRPQSKQLVDADGFCEPKTEVIHQIQVGGLWNLAINPYHCCKRCAKKRQRKDFLPLEMVYEVLLRLPALVLFDVMRHVCRDWSLMIRSRNFIHDHLLNSPRGLMIQSRHMSHSAIFVEMRAGCLEISKFDRVFCCLLWTSCNGLVLTNFRDRHHLYIANPMTKQQLLLPRFFCRIVHHGRCGLAFVEASMKYKVVQPYDYSRGFEYVKCAVLTIGVDQVWRHIDIEHLSLTARRAFMSFPLVCGGFMYWVGETVLLIMNVDTEIVSQFPIPPFGKKYQKILPMGSKMSIIATANDILWDVWEMNPEILEWSKLLSFDLEPQSTKIKKFLRTKMEHIEPVGWLIDREVLVFHGAEPQRYLIAYNVKTGEAQPIKLDMNDNYHIVQAHVNSLGWLE